In Citrus sinensis cultivar Valencia sweet orange chromosome 3, DVS_A1.0, whole genome shotgun sequence, the sequence TTTAGGGCAAACATATACAGCATTACGTGTCAATTAAGATCAACTGAATCAGCACATTGTTGATGTGGTTGTTTGAAAAAACCTAAGCTAGCACCAAATGGTTGAGCCATAATAGAGTGATAAATATTCTAGTAAAGAATGGGAGGCTATGTGTTTGCCCAAATGAGTACACATATGATAATGAAAGTCAAAGAAAAGGGCACGTCCCATTAATTATGCCACTAAACCAAATCGTCGGTCAGGGTAATAATCAGTTAACACACAAGAATTACAATTAATTGTCGGTCAGGTAATAATCATTTAACAGAAAGGTTCGGTTATGTTATAATCGCTTTAAagtaaaacatttttttataatcacaattatttattaatttaggtGTGTGTGGTTGGAATTCGTATTTTACAGCGGCTCCGGTCAGTTACAATTACTATGGCATCAACATACTATTTCATATCTGCGAACGGACGGTGGTTGGTTGAATCTGTCAGCTTGAACGACATCATGATCAGAGTCATAAATGGCAACGCGCAGCACATCCCAGAAATCTCGCTGATATATGGTACTGGTACAGATACAGACTAGAGAGTACAGATAATAAAGCCAACAATACAATTCAACGGACATTCATTACCTCTAACTCTTCCCGCTGCTTCGAGAGTTTCAATCATCTTTTCAGTCTTTGGAATTGGAAGAGACGTATCAGCTAAGATTCATGAATCTATATGCTAACCGGCGGAaatataaatcttaatttgttaaaaacgTAGATTTGACCCCCCCACCCACAGAACACTGAAGCTCTACTTCTACCCCGTTCATTATGGGTACATGCACGTGCAAATTCCAACTAATTAAAACTTCTAAATTTTACGGGCGCTGATACACCAAGTTTTATGTAAGAGATTAAtgacttttgtttgtttgctttttttttttttttccaaataaattACAATCTACTACTagtgatatatatttttaatcaaaatattatcgGAACTTCATAAATTAACTTTGTGATTTGGCACTATCCCGACATCTTTAGGTAATAGATCACGACCGCTAAGGACTCTTTAACATCATGATTCATGATGATACTTCACCTTTGATGGCGCAGCTTATTTGGAACAAAGTCTGAAACTGGTAATAATAGTTTGCCTTAAAACTACAAGTTCTTTCGCGTCGGTGACATTCAAATGTTTCTATTTTTGGGCTAAGGGCCAGACCCAGATCACACCGCCCCGCATAAGACTACAACAAGCTGTTCACCtagtcttttttaaaaaattagaaagttGACTTTCGGTAATATCTCAAAGTTAACGGACTGCTAAACACTAAAATTTTCTACGCAAACCCATATACTGGGACTTGAAAAATGTGTTTATAATACAATCACAAATTctcatataaatttattttttacaaattgatTTTACATTAACTcattagtttaataaaaatacaaaataataaaaacaaattacgTGAACTAAGAgctatttaatataattaatttaatcatactatatcagtttgtacaagtgCGAGCCAGGAttagtctgggttgtggtatgagcttaaaggtgcctcctACAGTTGGAGCCTATTCAGGACCACCTCGTggttcagataaaaaaaaaatgtacaagATTTTGTGGCTATATTATTACTCAAAAGTTTTTACTACAAGCACCAtgatcatttgaaaaaaaaaaagaaaagaagaagaagaagtagtagtagtaataatgggtaatttttaaaaacctcccctgaggtttggacttgttgcaagtagatggcgagaatttatttatttataaaaaaccccctaccgtcagttaactttaacattgaccgttagttgactgtgcaaagacaatattacccttaacaacagtttgtagacggaaataactaaaaaaaaattaaaattgttggcgcgaaaagcacaaaccctattttttgacaattttatccttgtcaattccaaagatttacactatcataggtaaagattataactatttcattttcaagcttttaattttatcttttttgtaggaactttaagaaaatatcaataatttaaagagaattttttaaatttttaattttatctttcttgtaggaactttaagaaaatatcaataatttaaagagggtaaaatagccaacaattttaattttttttttagttatttccgtctacaaactgttattaagggtaatattgtctttgcatagtcaactaacggtcaatgttaaagttaaccGACGGTAGgggattttttacaaataaataaattctcgccatctacttgcaacaagcccaaacctcaggggaggtttttaaaaattaccctagtaataataataataataataataataataaaataaatccataacGAGTAAAGGAAAGCACTGGGTTCATTTTAAAGTATCCTTTTCGGCCCGTATTAAGACTTATCATCATTTTGATGCATATTCTATGAGCCAGAACTGGGACTGCATGAACGAAGCGAAGAGCGGAGCTTTTAACACTTATTTTGAGTAACTTAAAAGTGTAAACtcataagttaaaattaaccATCCTACCACAAAAACttcaatttctaaaattcatacaaactttaaaatcttaaattatgttcttttattacacagtttttttttttctctaaggaagaaaaataaaatttaaaataaaagtatgaattataaaataggtgggtgtaaaataattaatttatttaagcgtttaattaaaatttcgttgaaaacaaaaaatgaattaattcgTGTTAATTATGTAGGCAATTTCAAAATTCGGAGAGGTTTCGAAAGGATGGTCTCAAACAAACCACAAAGGCCTAATCTTCCACAACACAatctcaaaactcaaaagtcCTTCTGTCCCGAAATAAGCTGAATGCAAAAGCAAGTTTAGGAGAACCAAATGTTATCACGAAAGCCAAAAACCTGAGAAATCCTGAAAGCTAGCAAATTGGCAATAAATCAATGAAGGTATGAAAGTAGGTCATGGTAGCAACCTTAATAATGCAAGTCTACGACACAATAGGCCACTGCATCAGACTTGCGCTTGCAGAACAAAATTCTGGATGATTCCGAGATTAAacatacaagtgataattactaaatatttcacaatacaatgattttttttttctttttttgcgTTCAATTTCACTGTATTATTGCTTCAGTATAACTTTTATCACATCCTTCAACGAGGATGCACGAAGCACCAATTATTATTGCTACACATAGTTTAGTATCAAAACAAATCCTGATACCAAGTGCCAATTGAAGTTCTAATACTATAGGATAGGTAGTAAACTAACGAAGAGGTATCTGGTTCGGTTTTGCAATTCATACAATGCTTCACTCTTCTTTCTTGGAAAAGTAACGGAAAGCAAATGCTATGCCCAGGATCAACATCGGTACCAGGAACTGTAGAATCTTTGCTGCAGATCCAGTGTCTTCGGGACTATTAACTGCTTGTTGGGGTGGAGTGTACTTCCTTTTTGCTGGAACACTGGAGCTATCAATCTCACCAATGTGGTATTTTTCCATCATCTCTCTGGCAGAATCGCTGTGACCCACATCTTCAAAGTCGTCTGTTGCATCCTTCTCTGCAAAATTTATGGTGGACATATTAAGTTGCAGTCTTCGCTGTACACcatttaattatgaaatgaaGCAGCAAGGTTGGTAGAAGAAGATCTTACCAGTAGCAGCTAGCAAGACTTCATCACCACCAGGATGATCTTCGAGAAACGGAGTCACATTATAGACCTGATACAGGGCTTCTGAAAGTTATACGCTATTTAATGGCTTGTTGAATTGAAAAGCAAAAGTATTACATGAGGTACCGGATAGATGCATGTCCTGAAATTGTCAATGATCTACCTCAAACATacataacaaatttaaaaagaaaaaacacagAGGGATTAGAACAAGCTTGGCCAAGCGATCTGGCCCCTGATTACAACTTTTTCGTATGTTTAGCTCTTCACAAGTGGCAAACTGCAAACTACAGTATTTTATTCCCTGTAAGCTATTTTTTAGTTCTTATGCAAGACATAGAAGTCTTGAATCATATacttgaattttataaatcaaacatTATAAAACACTTGATCGTACATTCAGCAGGCATTTGCAGAATTTTCCTTGAAGTTCTTCACTGAAAAGATAATAGATATTTCTTATTCCTCTACGGAATACTATAGACggtaatgaaaattttgtcaaCAAATATCATGAATTGTACAGACTTTCAACGGCATGTTACCATTTTCTAATTCTCTCACCAAACAATACATAccacaataaaatattagtaataatatccagaagaaaaatggaaaaagaaaataaaaaaacctaaaatgAATCGTAGAGACTTTCAGTCTTTCAACAGCATGTTTCTCTCATGTTCTCACCTCAATTTGGTCcgaaaaaaatttacttctaGATCTTTAATCTGAACAGTCTATCTACTGGATCAAAATGATTCTTAGATACAGctaaatattagattaaaaaGTACAACTTTTTTTGTTCTCGACATGCAGTAAAGAGAATAAGAACAGAAAAATCCATGAGAtgaagggaaaataataataataataacaaattaacaagTAAAACAAACATCCACCGAGTCAGATGAAAAACCTTTCCAGAAATTACAAGCCAACAATCATCTCTATTATTGTGCTTTGCCACCTCTTGAAAATCATGAACTTTGGCCATTCTTTTCTGGCTATTTCAGCTACTGCTCACGCAGAATCAGAATTATCTATTAAAGTCAACATTAACAGTCCGTAAGAAACACAGGATTCAGAACGGAAAAAGAGACCActtataagaaattttaaagtgatatatttaaattgaatcTATAAAATTACAGATATAGATAAAGATCAATCAATTCAAAGAGAGTGAGGCTTTTCTTACAGGAGCTTGCAGACGGACAGACAGACAGACAGACAGACAGTCAGAGCTCTTTGTGTGCTATTTCTCCCCTTTGGCAGTTGACAATTCAAACATCGATCCTCCACCATACCACACGTGACACGCCTATGGATGGCGCATTTCGGGCCTGGGCCGACAATTTAGAGGGGCCGGCCTGAGCGTGTCATCACGGGCCTGGGTCAGAGTTGGACTTCCACTGATTttctgaaataaaattttaataaaactaaaagtagggaagaaaaaaaaaaagaatcatatCACAAAGTATAAGCTTCAATTGATGATCGAACATATATGTGAAAcagatattaaaaataacgTGAACCGCTTATATTAATGAAGGTGTAATGGTTATCACATAAAAGGTATGGCAGTTAATGAAGTCATTAATTCGTTTTTCATACAGGGTTTAGAATAATGGTCATTAATCCTTGGTAAACCATAGAAGGAGAGCCATACCACTATCACTTATAATGAAAGAAATGCAAAGCGACGGAATTAACGTCAGAAAATGATCCACACATTGCCTGGTGGGCTATTTGATTCACTGCAACTACGTTCCCCTTTACTAAAAATCATGGTCATTATGCCCTGGGCAGCAAaaggaatgaaaattattaaacatgaGGAAGCACTAgtaaattgttaataaaagtACCACAGAACCTCCATTCAATGTTGTGATCTGTGAaatttgcattaattttttgttttttatttttattttgattttttttatttataaaatataaagactatGCTTTTCCTACAAGTCCATACCTAGGCCCATTTATTGctggttttaaaattttcgaCCCGCGACTAGGGAATTGTAATGTGGGCCCGAGCCAGCCGGGCTTTTTTGCATCTCTACACTCGCCTATTTTGTTAGTTTTattgtaattcttttttacCAAGTTTTTTTATTGGGGCAACGATGTTTTCCTGCAGCCATACACTCCCgagaaataattataatagatgcatattattttttaaaaaattaaaatttagaaatttaattaaattaaattaaatatctaaacTATTGGGTACAAGTAGGATAAACTCAATACAACCAAATACAATCTAATCCAATTCacgcaaattttttttattttaaaaactttatcAATTGGCTGATTAGCTTGCTTgcctcttcttttttttttttgcttttactttttcttttgttttataataataatataaaataaatatacatttttaatataatataatgttattttttatttttacattataattattaatataaattaataatattattattcaataatattttattaattttaatttgtaatattatattaaatttttgccttataatttattaataagtttataatttaatataacataatatataatttaaattaatcaaaaaaaattaatacagtacaaTATAACATCAAATATTgtataacattattataatacaatgctAATTCAATACttcataatacaatacaccaacatcaaaataatgcaatcagcataatacaatacagtgtgTCAAATGCACCATAAGGGTTTCTTAGTAATTCATGTTAATTCATTCCAATtctaagataaagtaaacatataaatGGCACTACAGTTCATTCTCATTTCGATTTCGATTTTTACAgctaaaataaacaatttattataattttcattccttattttgattttagctTATTACAACTCCAGCTCATTCTGTTTTCAGACTATTTTGATTACTAATTAGTAAACGCACCATTAGTGAGTTGACTTCTTTATCCATTGGACATTTCCTAATTGTttctcttcttattttttagagtAACGGTAAAGACAATCATAGCCTTACATATATAATTCTCTTAAGACCTGaaatcattttgagaaaaaatatatgcaGATGATTAGTacttaataattaagaaaaataaaattaaaattaaaatttacctaTATActattactaaaaaataaataatataaaatctttaaaaattaatcaaaaaacaGATTAGAAGATAATCTTTATCCAACCCCCTTTTATTAGACCGACATTTTGGTAATGCGTGCTATATAATTCCAAGTTAACGTCAGCTCCTAGTCCAAAATCCAAATAGGGGAGGTGAAAGGATAGAAATCCCATAATTCAATTCCAAGGATTAAAGATTAGGAAAGATCCGGATCCAACAACAATACAAACTGAACCGAAAGTATGGGCTTTAAGCAAACATATTGATAACACATGGAATAGAAATGGAATATACTTTGCTTGACATGGAAGCGTTGGCACAAGAGCGCAACTGCAAGCTGAGAAAGTGAAACTAATTGCCCAATCCGATCCATCACCGCTTTAACTTTTACACTGGCGTCCGAAAGTGTTGAGAAGACTTATTAAAATCGAAAATCGAAATGATTGATGAGACAAAAGCACATGAAGTATCAGGGCAATTGATGTGGGTGGGtgtattaaattataacataccTCTTTCTAATAACTGTTAATAACAGGGACAAAAGTGGTTTCGTGGCTGACAATTAGGATTAAAGTAAGTTTGGATCTTCATGTTTGTCTAAATTGCACCATTATCATGCTCACAGTTGTTTCAGAGCCGAATTAAAGAGATGCATTAGAACGTTAATTATTTGAAGCATGAACCATCAACCCAGTCATGTAGCAACAACTAAATTAACGCCAATCCAATATATACTAATACTACGTACAACAACAACCGAAACAACCAAaggggaggaaaaaaaaaaaaaaggaagcataaattacaaattaaagcaGAAAATCACATTGTTCCACCATCCATGTGCATGAACATACTTGAAAACCTGACTGACATAGAAATaatcaagaaattatttaacaaCGTAATAGTCCCGGAAGTAAACATTTCTAGCACGCCGGCTAGGTCAAACACTCAAAGCTAATCAAACAGCCGTAGCATCTGCAATCACGAtagaggagaaagaaatattaGTAAGTAACAACAAGAACAATATGAAAAGTATGCAATGCATGATCAAAAACACATGAAGATATCGAAATGGTGaccattaataatatatatgatgaGGAAAAGGATAATGGTTGGTATTGGTGCCTGAGACCATGACCCTACCTATCAATTAGAAGACATGACTAGCTGGGCATGTAGGGAGATTATCATGGCCCGTGAGCCAGAAAAGTCGTTTGATCATCACCATTTGCTTTGGTGGATTAGTAGTATATTTCGATTAAATTGGCAACTTTATAGTTGTATTTATCTTTCGAGTTATTTTCGGAAAAGGGACCCATTAGGACTAGATGAAATGACACTGAGGACAGATTCAGCTTCAGTTCTCTGACCTGTCCATACATTTTGACATTCAGATCCGACCATGCATACTATTTGGGTGAATCTGTTAGCAAAAGGCTCACATAAtacaagaagatgaagaagaggcAACTTATATCGTCGTAGTATATGTGTGTCTGTTGTGATTAGTGAGTGATGTATGTTCCGAAGAACAATCTCACTGTGAATCAGGTCATTTATCCAAAATAATAGCGGGTGGAAGGGTCAGTTTGTTCAGTCACTAAGACTAACCAGTCATTTGCTTATTTGTGGTTATTTTTCGTTATTTGCTCAAGCAATGGGCGCCAGAGAAACTTGGAAATCATGCAAGTGGAGGGTTACATAAAGTCAACAGTATGTATGTACCCTGCTTTCGCTGATGAATTTTGTTGCATATCCAATGATTAGATGCTCAAGATCGATAGACTTAGCAAGGTAATGCAACCAACTAATGTATATATGACACATGTAACCAACTAATGTATATATGACACATGTAATTGAATCTAACGTAGCCACCACTTACATGATGATTTTTGAAGATAAATACAcacaaattataatattatttacttgttaTATGATTGaaatagtattattaattgatgtattctagaatttcttgTTGGGATGATACTCGAGAAATGAAATCTTCTCGTTAACTACAGACATGAAAGACGTGGTCACAAAGTGGAATTTAGCACGCAAAAGCTTGGTCTTTATGTATATGGTTAAAAGCTAACCATATAATGCATTATGAGAAGTTAGCtgaagtgaaaaataaatttcgtataaaatctaaaaattaagagaTACCTGCAGGAATTTGAAGTAAAGAAACTGATTCACCAGCATGGTATTTGTTGCCAAGACGTTCAAGAATGCTGGCCTTGTTTTGACCATCTGGGGCCTTGCCTTCAATCTCGGGATGGATCTTCCTCTTTAACATCCTCCTCATCATctaatcatcataaaaaacGATAATGACTCGTATAAATTTATCCGTAAGTGTTTGTCTCTTTATGAGTAGGccaaggagaagaaaaaggaaaagtatACCACATCAACTTCTTTGAATAGTAGATTTAGATGCATGCATGTATGGATGTATATACACAAAGAGAGTAGGATTAATTAATACTCACTTGGTGTAATTTCTTAATGGGACGTGAATCCTCTTTAACATGAGGAATCAGTTTCTTGGCAAAGGAAAGGCCATTCTTTGTACGAACAGACTGCTTTTTACCAACATTTGGTTCAAATTCATCCGGATTTGGCTTCTTCTTAGTATCAGAATCCTCATAGAACAGGTCTGCAAGTGTTgttcttctctttttccctTGATCGATATCTGTGGCGTCAATGTCAAATCTAGGGGAAGCTACAAATGGAGTTATTTGGACACCAGCATCAAGGGTTATGATCACATGATGATCAGCTCTCTCATCATTTCCATGAAGATCAGCATTTGATGCAAATGCTGTGAAAATCAGTGGGTTcacttcttcatcttcagcaTTAACGCTGTTAActtgatcatcatcattattgttgttgacAAAATCAAGCACTTCACCTTCCTCTTCTCCACTTTCACAgatgaaaaattctttttgttggTCGTCTGCTTGTAGAGGATCAAAACCAAACGTGCCAATTGTTAGAATTCCATCTCGCCAGCCATCCAGCACATCCACAAGGGCTACTTGTTCCAGTAAAGCTTTTGTGTTGGTGTCAATCGCAATGGATTCAGTTTTCTTTACATTTCGAGCAAAACCATCTGAGCAATACAGAATTTAATTATCTCACCAACTTAAGCCATCCTATAAGTAGGTGTagtcaaattgatttaaacaTATAGGTCACATTTATGCTTTGCAAAAACCATGCAGCACCATAGAAAAGTAGCATACTAACAAAtgatttcaaaaaagaaaaaagaaaaaagagtacTTAATTAACCACAATTGTGacattaaataaagaaataaaaattaaatcaaacctTTGAGTATGTTATGATTGAACTTCCGGTGCACCCAGTTGAAGATCTAACA encodes:
- the LOC102613423 gene encoding cytochrome b5; translation: MAKVHDFQEVAKHNNRDDCWLVISGKVYNVTPFLEDHPGGDEVLLAATEKDATDDFEDVGHSDSAREMMEKYHIGEIDSSSVPAKRKYTPPQQAVNSPEDTGSAAKILQFLVPMLILGIAFAFRYFSKKEE
- the LOC102613131 gene encoding protein TILLER ANGLE CONTROL 1, with the translated sequence MKIFNWVHRKFNHNILKDGFARNVKKTESIAIDTNTKALLEQVALVDVLDGWRDGILTIGTFGFDPLQADDQQKEFFICESGEEEGEVLDFVNNNNDDDQVNSVNAEDEEVNPLIFTAFASNADLHGNDERADHHVIITLDAGVQITPFVASPRFDIDATDIDQGKKRRTTLADLFYEDSDTKKKPNPDEFEPNVGKKQSVRTKNGLSFAKKLIPHVKEDSRPIKKLHQMMRRMLKRKIHPEIEGKAPDGQNKASILERLGNKYHAGESVSLLQIPADATAV